DNA sequence from the Pantanalinema sp. genome:
TGCACATCTGCGAGGCCTGCGCCAGGGTCAGCAGGCGGCGCTCGGAGTGCTCGCGCACGTTGGGCAGGGTGCTCAGGAGCTCCTGGCTCTCGGCGCTCTGCTGCGACAGGGTCTGGGGCAGGACGACCGTGAGGTTGCCGGGGTTGGCGCGCTGCACGCCCTTGATGACCGCCGAGTTGGTGCCGGCGGCGCCCGAGGTGAGGACGTTGTTGCCGGTGAGCGCCAGCGCGTAGGCGAGCATCTCGATCAGCTGCTGGTGGGTCAACGAGATGTGGCGGGTGCCGAGGATCGCGATCTTCTTGGAGCCGGACGACTGGATCGTCTGGAGCTCGGCCATGAAGGCGTCGACGGTCTGGGGCGAAGCGGTGGTAACGTCCATAGGATGCGGGGTCCCCCTCGAGTGAGTGATAGGTGGTCAGCGATCCCCGGGCCGCCGGGTCAAGGTCTCGACGCCGGCTCTTCGAGCCCATAAACTAAGGATTGTCCCGAGAGAATAGCACGGTTGATTCTCTCCCGTCCAGCGGTTAAGGAGAAGTCATGGCCACCCTCAATCCGGTGCAGCAAGCGGCTGTCGAGCACGTCCAGGGCCCGCTGCTGATCCTCGCGGGGGCCGGATCCGGCAAGACCCGCGTCCTGACTCACCGCATCGCCCACCTGCTGCGCGAGCACCACGCCCGCCCCCACGAGATCCTGGCCGTCACCTTCACCAACAAGGCCGCCAAGGAGCTCAAGGAGCGCCTCGACGTCCTCCTTCAGGCCGACGACATCAAGGCCTACGGCATGTGGGTGGGGACCTTCCACTCGATCTGCGCGCGGATCCTGCGCGAGGACATCGAGCTGCTTGGCGATCGCTACCGGCGCAACTTCGTGATCTACGACGACTCCGAGCAGCTGACGGTGGTCAAGGACGGACTCGCCCGCCTGGCCCTCGACGACAAGGCCTACCCCCCGCGCTCGGTGCTCTCGGCCATCTCGCGCGCCAAGAGCCACGGCCAGGACGTCGCGCGCTACCAGGCCGAGGCCCGCGGCCGCACCGCCCAGGCCATCGGCAGCGTCTACGCCTACTACCAGCAGGAGCTGGTGCGCCAGAACGCCCTGGACTTCGACGACCTGCTGCTGCTGGCGGTCCGTCTCTTCCGGGCGGCCCCCGACGTCCTCGACAAGTACCGCAAGCGCTTCAGGCACGTGCTGGTCGACGAGTACCAGGACACCAACCAGACCCAGTACCAGCTGGTCTCGCTCTTGGCCTCGGGCCACCACAACCTGTGCGTGGTGGGCGACGTGGACCAGAGCATCTACTCGTTCCGCGCCGCGGACTTCCGGATCATCCTGCAGTTCCAGCAGGACTTTCCCGACGCCAGGGTCGTCACCCTCGTG
Encoded proteins:
- a CDS encoding DNA recombination-mediator protein A is translated as MDVTTASPQTVDAFMAELQTIQSSGSKKIAILGTRHISLTHQQLIEMLAYALALTGNNVLTSGAAGTNSAVIKGVQRANPGNLTVVLPQTLSQQSAESQELLSTLPNVREHSERRLLTLAQASQMCNQEIIDSCQQLICFLYHSSHTLMESVKYAQEKHKVVTSFYLD